The Anabas testudineus chromosome 1, fAnaTes1.2, whole genome shotgun sequence genomic sequence CAGTTCACAAGTTAAACAAAGACACTTTGTTGTATGGAGGTTAACTACTGGCTGAGGCAAATTGGACTTAACTTCGTATTTATGAAATTAGTTATTTACTTCTAGTAGTTGACTTTGTTGTGTctaaaaagaacaaactgataaaaatgtAGAAAGCTCTATGATGATGATTAAGAGTTAGAGAAGAATGCTGATTAAAACGcttaagtttatttatatttttggaaGTCAAACATGTCACTAAAGGTTCCTACCATGTTACCATCCACTACAGGTGCTGGAGATTTGCACGTTTAATCAGATACTTTTAGCATTAACTGAAACGTTTAGTCTCCAACAatctttttcacacaaacacattgtgtgtttacGATAACACACTATTATAATTGTTCATGTTCATAGTAGGAAAAAATAAGTGAACACTTTAATCTTTAACGGCAGGTTGGACTGTTGTAGGCAGgacaacattaaacaagcaCCAGTATCTTCTTACTGAACCTGCGCAGAACTACATCACCTTGGCTACATGCCTGGGTGTCTGGAGTTAATGGCTCTCCCACTGTTATTCTACAGCCTCTCTATTGGGCTGAAGTCTGGGTTTTAACTAGGCCCCTCTAAAACGCAGATTTTACAATTGTGTGTTATGAAGCTGATTTATGTCTATACTTGTTACGTAGATAAAGATCATGACACATTCTCTGACATTACTTTGCTGATTAGACTCCAGGTATGAAATCATTAGCTGAAGGGATCTCATACTTTTTCACCCACCACTGCACATTAGTTAAATAGATGGAGTATGTTCAATAGATGGCATTTTCAAATTAAGTCTGTCTACAAaaattcatttaattcaaaGGAGTATCCTTGCAGATTCAGATTTAGGATCTCTTTGAACTATAAAAAACAATTCTCAACAAcatgagagaaaatgtgataaaaGTGATAATTTTGAGAAACCAACAATGCAACTTTAACAGTTTAATACTTTTGGATTAACATAGAGACATGTattatttccctttttaaaacaaatatagtaAGAAACTTGCATAAAATTATagttaaataaaatctatatttgcATTACCATAGTAGAATTACATAGAATTAGCAGTCAGCATCTTCATTAAAGACAACCCACCAGCCAGAGTATAATTTCATATCAAATTACTCTGCAAAACCAAAAACTATGTTCAATTGCAGCatattttaacatgtaacaTTCTTCCCTTCAGTACTCTAACATGGCATCTGAGTTGACCAAAAGTAGATGTAGATTATATCCTGCTTTCagaaataaatacttaataCATTATATTCCTGCATTTTCTTTCAAATGATAACAATAGCAtaagcaaaacagaaataaaaaagcatttgcAGAATAAATATCATTCAATTCCCATTCGATGTACTTACCAAACCTTGAATGATAAGTAAGAAATACAGAATCTTTGATTATAAAAACTTTTGCTGTTTGAGTgtttcacacacagcacatctaTTTACCAAATTACATTATACTGGTAAATTTCATAATGCACATTTCATGATGATTTTGGTTTGTCGTTACTTGTCGCTCCACATTTCAATCAATAGCTTTTACTGGTGTATCAAGTCGGTGCAACACCTTGGTTACGGACTATAAGTCTGTCAGCATCTTTCCAACAGCCAGCATTGTTAGAGAAAAGGCGATCAATGAGCCAAAAGTGGCCAGAGGACGGCCTGATGATTCTGaagtaacagaaaaaaagtattagttagaaatgtctgaaaactgtaaactttaaattgtattttagtgACACTCTAATACGCACTTAAACACATTCATTAACAGAATAAGTTTGATCTACAATAACTGACCTGCAGAAACGCTGCCTGGTACAATACTCAGTGTGGAGTTGGCTGTGAGTTGAGTGCTGAAACTTTTAACCAAGGATTGTATTGGGGGAACTGATGATGTACTATCGAAGATAGTAGTTGAGTTGACCCCCACTGATCCGTTCCTACAGTAATAACAAGACGTAGCACACCATGAAAAAGCAAGTCACAAGTGCATTGCTAGCAAAAGTAAGTCAGTGACTGAAATTGAGTCGTACCAGAAGCTGTTGATGCGGGTACGTCTGTATCTCGAACCATACAGCAGTTGACCTATTCTGTTTAACTGAAAGAGAATATTACTGTTATTTGCAGTACAACAAATGACTATGAACATCAAGAACCactgataaaacattttctttgttgttgctAAGGGTGTGACCTATGAGCTCAACTTCACTTCAGAGGATTGTGATAAGCTTTTATTAGAAGCTCTCAAATCGTATATGTTTAGGTTTGagtttttattaacaaagaGTTAACAGTCTGTAATACTACAATATTGGGCCAAAACAAATGCAATAGGAACAGGGATTCCAAATAGAAATTTTACTTCCATTGTTTGCAAGTGAAAAATATTAAGGtaattgaacatttttatttccgCAAATGCATTATTTGGTTAATATTTAGAAAGTTTCAAAGGTTTCAGTACAATCGTTCAATTGCCCATTAAATGTTCCAATATATatgacataatgttttttttttgagcagaAGAATTTGTAGCTAGAAGAACTCTGTTAGATGTACAGTCATCTTACCACGTTGAGGATTTGTGAAGCTAAAGCCTGGTACGCAGCTGAGTTTGGATCAGCGAGATCTGGTGTAAATGTTTGGCTGATACGGAATGTAAGGAAAGCGAATCCTTCAGTAGCTGTAGGAGGATCTGTTGATACAGATGTAGTTGTGGTGGCTGTTGTAGCAGTTGTAGTGGTGGCTGTTGTAGCATTTACTGTGGTGGTGGCTGTTGTAGCAGCTGTAGTGGTGGCAGTTGTAGTATTTACTGTAGTGGTGGCTGTTGTAGTATTTACTATAGAAGACGTTGTATTAGAAGCTGTAGTTGGGGAAGCTGTTGTAGTCGTGTTGTCTGGTGGCACAATGGTTTCAACtaagttaattaaatattattttctctCAAACACTTATGTCACATGGTTAAAGTATGATAACATGTTAAACtgaatagtttttgtttttgcaataaTCATTTACCAAATTCAACATTTCGTAATTAGTATAAGTCTTACCAGTTGCAGTAATGGATGTTTCATTGACCCCCAGGGTAACATTTCCGTCAGCAACAGCCTGTTTCAGAGTTTCAACTACAGAACTGGTAGTTATTCCAGTCTGATTTTCGAATGTCAGCTCAGCGTCCACCACAATGGATCCTCGACTGTaacagaaatattgttttttgttattttactatGCTGGTATCTCATTTGGCTGTAATAGAATTACTGTTTGTTTCcacaataataatgaatgatATATTTCTTGGAGATAAGAATTATTCACATCTGCTCATAAAAGTATGAACGACATTTTCTAGTAAGTATAACAAATGACAatcaaaacagcaaaacacatcataaaaggtaacaaagacattttaaaaaagtcaTAGCAAGCAATGTTTACCTCAACTTCTTGACAGTACTTTTCTTGAATTTGGATccatattttttaacaaatgttgaGTCGAGCTGTGAATGAATTTcgtgaaaaaaaacaaaacattattctcACATACACATAAGGGGCACAATGAAACCATGTTTTTGCCATGTTGTCTGGTTAGAAATGTTTGTAGGTCATTTGTGAAAAGTCACAGGACTCAGTGTTCTTGTATGCCAGTAAACAGGTAGAATATTGTAAACCAAGATTCCAAGATGCCAAGTTTGTATAATGCCATGTGTGCTGTTCTGAATTATATAGTAATTATGTTACATCTTTTAATGAAATTCAACAAAAGTGTAGAGATCATACCTGTTTGGTTATGTTGCTCTTCAATTCAATAGACTTTGGTGAGGATGCGTTGTCAAGATCGGCTGTATAAGTTTGGTCCAACTTGAATCCCAAATTTATTATTGAAACTGCTAAAGAAGGTGTTGTGGTTGCAGGATTGGTTGAAGATGCAGGAGTGGAAGATGTTCCATTAGGTGCAGAAGTGGAAGATGTTCCATTAGGTGCagaagtgggagatggagctACACTTAGGGAAGTGGGGGTAACAGATGTGTCTGTAGGTTGAGTGGTTGGAaccacagctgaaaaaaaaaagattatcaATAATTATATCatcagtgatttttgtttttgtttttttattagtaaaatattaaagcattcaacctgtattttttttcaataatcATTTACCAAATTCAACATTTCGTAATTAGTAAAAGTCTTACCAGTTGCAGTAATGGATGTTTCATTGATACCCAGGGTAACATTTCCGTCAGCAACAGCCTGTTGCAAAGTTTTAACTACAGAACTTGTATTTAATCCAGTCTGATTTTCGAATGTCAGCTCAGCTTCCACCACAATGGATCCTCGACTGcaacagaaatattgtttttgttattttgtgtgcTCGTATCTCATTTGGCTGTAATAGAATGAACGTTTGTTTTTTCACCATGATAACGAATGATATTTTAGAGATAAGAACTATTCACATTTGCTTATAAAAGTATGAACACCATTTTCTAATAAGTATAACAAATGGCAATCAAAACAGCAAACGCATCATAAAATagaacaaagaaagacaaagaattttaaaaaggtttacCTCAACTTCTTGACATTAGTTCCTTTGAATCTAGGTCCATATTGTTTTTCATAGATCGAGTTGAGCTGTAATGAATTTCATttcatgaatgaaaaatgataaTTTTTCTATACACATAAGGGCACGTTAAAACCATGTTTTTGCCATGTTGTTGGGTTAGAAATGTTTGTAGGTCATTGTTTAAAAGTCACAGGTCTCAGTGTTCTTTTATGCCAGTGAACAGGTAGAATATTGTAAAACAAGATTAAGACTGTTACAGTTCACCCAACAGCAGACAAAAGGAATTATGACCACTTTAGCTTACAATATGATATGGCATGGGTGATATATGTGTATATTGGCCAGTATTGGACATTTTAGAGAAAGTCTTGTCAAGTTTGTATAATGCAATGTGTGCTGTTCTGAATTATATAGTaattattttgcatattttaattgAAATTCAACAAAAGTGTAGAGATCATACCTGTTTGGTTATGTTGCTCTTTAAGTTAATAGACGTTTGTGAAGATGGGTTGTCAAGATCGTCTGTATAAGTTTGGTCCAACTTGAATCCCAAACTTATTATTGAAACTGCTAAAGAAGGTGTAGTGGTTGCAGGAGTGGTTGAAGTTGCAGGAGTGGGAGTTGTTCCATTTGGTGCAGAAGTGGGAGTTGTTCCATTTGGTGCAGAAGTGGGAGTTGTTCCATTTGGTGCAGAAGTGGGAGTTGTTCCATTTGGTGCAGAAGTGGGAGTTGTTCCATTAGGTGCAGAAGTGGGAGTTGTTCCATTTGGTGCAGAAGTGGGAGTTGTTCCATTTGGTGCAGAAGTGGGAGTTGTTCCATTAGGTGCAGAAGTGGGAGTTGTTCCATTTGGTGCAGAAGTGGGAGTTGTTCCATTTGGTGCAGAAGTGGGAGTTGTTCCATTAGGTGCAGAAGTGGGAGTAGTTCCATTTGGTGCAGAAGTGGGAGTTGTTCCATTTGGTGCAGAAGTGGGAGTTGTTCCATTTGGTGCAGAAGTGGGAGATGTTCCATTTGGTTCAGAAGTGGGAGTTGTTGCATTAGGGGCAGGGCTAGGAGATGAAGCTGCACTTAGGGAAGTGGTGGTAACTGGTGGGTCTGTAGGTGGAGTGGTTGGAACCACATCTGAAAAATAATGATTATCAGAAATTATATCATACATGATTTTTGTTATCGTACAAAAGTATTGTAGTAAGCATACACACTGTATACTATAGCAATAATcgttttaaaaaaatcaacattttgtAGTAGGTGAAAGTCTTACCATTTGCCACAATAGATGTTGTATTGATAGTGAGGGAAAGATTTCCATTAGATACAGCATCAATCAAAGCTGTAGTTACAGAACTGTCATTTGGTAGTGTAGTTTGATTGTTGAATATCAGATTAGCGTTAACCGCAATGGATCCTTGACTGTAACAGAAATACTTGTAAGTTAAAATTGGATGCGTATTGTGGCCATTACTATTTGTCTCTACAGCAATGAAGACTCATATATTTAGTGTAAGTTTAACACATCATCAGTTTGTATCCTTGGCTTAGCTATTtacttgctttgtacctcacttgtgaGTCACTTTTGGTAAAAccgtctgccaaataactaaatgtaaatgtaaacatctACTCATAATAGTATGGGCATAACATTTATGACAAATGGTagtcaaacacacaagaaaagtGAACAAAGCAGTACAAATAACGTTTTTTAAAAATTCATAGCAACCAATGCTTTACCTGAACCCGTTGACCTCAGTATGATTGAAGTTCGATCCATATTGTTTTTTATAGACGTCATCAAGCTGCGAATTAATCATAtcataaaaaagtattttaactCAATATTTCTTTACACATATTAAGTTATTGAAACCATGCTtctgttgtgctgttttgttcAAATGTTATGCTTTCTGTTAAAAGTCATAGGTCTAAACATTCTGGTGTACCCTTTCTGTATTTAATATACTAACCTAATTTCCAGGTGTGTTAATAATCTGTAATCTGTCAATAatgtcaatttatttatttattatcaggCACAAATTCCATAAAAAGTTTTCACTAATcctaattatttacatttttttacaagtgaaattaaaaagtgTATGGAGCATACCTGTTGGGTTATGTTGCTctttaattcaataaaaactgGTGAAAACTTGTTCTGAAGATCTGGGCTAAAATCCTTTTTAATCTTGAATTCCAAATTCACTTTTGGAATTGGTGGTAGGGCAGTTGTGGTTGAAGTGGTGGTAGGTAGAGAGCTTAGAGTACCTTGAATACATaggaaaaattatttaaaattaatatgaTAGAGCTGCACTGACAAATAGAAATTGGGCTCTTTGCTAGCAATGCTATGAAAGTATGGTTGCTTCATTTAGTATCTCTCTTTAGAATCGAAAGTGACGATATTTCATTATCATGAGATTGTAGGGAAAATAAAGAAGGCTTTGGAAGAGGTTTTATTACTTGGTGGTGTTGTGGTaactgaagatgttgaggtCACGTTGAGAGGCAATGGTGatggagaagatgaagagggaGGTGAAGACGTGGACCCTTGGGTAggagttggtgattgagtggAACCTTGGGTAGGGGTAggagttggtgattgagtggACCCTTGGGTAGGGGTAggagttggtgattgagtggacccttgggtaggagttggtgattgagtggACCCTTGGGTAGGAATTAGTGATGAAGGTGAAGAAGTGGACCCTTGGGTAGGAATTAGTGATGAAGGTGAAGAAGTGGACCCTTGGGTAggagttggtgattgagtggacccttgggtaggagttggtgattgagtggacccttgggtgggagttggtgattgagtggACCCTTCGGCAggagttggtgattgagtggACCCTTGGGTGGGAGTTGGTGATAGAGTGGACCCTTCTGTAggagttggtgattgagtggACACTTGGGTAggagttggtgattgagtggACCCTTGGGTGGGAGTTGGTGATAGAGTGGACCCTTCTGTAggagttggtgattgagtggACCCTTGGGTAGGGGTTGGTGATTGAGTGGACCCTTGGGTGggagttggtgattgagtggacccttgggtgggagttggtgattgagtggacccttgggtaggagttggtgattgagtggacccttgggtgggagttggtgattgagtggACCCTTCGGCAggagttggtgattgagtggACCCTTGGGTGGGAGTTGGTGATAGAGTGGACCCTTCTGTAggagttggtgattgagtggACCCTTGGGTGGGAGTTGGTGATAGAGTGGACCCTTGGGTGGGAGTTGGTGATAGAGTGGACCCTTGGGTGggagttggtgattgagtggacccttgggtgggagttggtgattgagtggacccttgggtgggagttggtgattgagtggacccttgggtgggagttggtgattgagtggACCCTTGGGTAGGGGTTGGTGATTGAGTGGACCCTTGGGTGGGAGTTGGTGATGAGTGGACCCTTGGGTGggagttggtgattgagtggacccttgggtgggagttggtgattgagtggacccttgggtggagttggtgattgagtggacccttgggtgggagttggtgattgagtggacccttgggtgggagttggtgattgagtggACCCTTGGGTAGGGGTTGGTGATTGAGTGGACCCTTGGGTGggagttggtgattgagtggacccttgggtaggagttggtgattgagtggACCCTTGGGTAGGGGTTGGTGATTGAGTGGACCCTTGGGTGggagttggtgattgagtggacccttgggtgggagttggtgattgagtggACCCTTCGGTGggagttggtgattgagtggacccttgggtgggagttggtgattgagtggacccttgggtgggagttggtgattgagtggacccttgggtgggagttggtgattgagtggacccttgggtgggagttggtgattgagtggACCCTTCGGTGggagttggtgattgagtggAGCCTTGGGTGggagttggtgattgagtggACCCTTCGGTGggagttggtgattgagtggacccttgggtgggagttggtgattgagtggacccttgggtgggagttggtgattgagtggACCCTTCGGTGggagttggtgattgagtggacccttgggtaggagttggtgattgagtggACCCTTCGGTGggagttggtgattgagtggACCCTTCGGTAGGAGTTGGTGACAGAGCCGTCGCATTCACTAGCAAAAAAAGTTGCATTGAGTAGATTACATGTTTCATTAAA encodes the following:
- the LOC113162020 gene encoding putative GPI-anchored protein pfl2, with the protein product MYDIISDNHYFSDVVPTTPPTDPPVTTTSLSAASSPSPAPNATTPTSEPNGTSPTSAPNGTTPTSAPNGTTPTSAPNGTTPTSAPNGTTPTSAPNGTTPTSAPNGTTPTSAPNGTTPTSAPNGTTPTSAPNGTTPTSAPNGTTPTSAPNGTTPTSAPNGTTPTSAPNGTTPTSAPNGTTPTPATSTTPATTTPSLAVSIISLGFKLDQTYTDDLDNPSSQTSINLKSNITKQLNSIYEKQYGPRFKGTNVKKLSRGSIVVEAELTFENQTGLNTSSVVKTLQQAVADGNVTLGINETSITATAVVPTTQPTDTSVTPTSLSVAPSPTSAPNGTSSTSAPNGTSSTPASSTNPATTTPSLAVSIINLGFKLDQTYTADLDNASSPKSIELKSNITKQLDSTFVKKYGSKFKKSTVKKLSRGSIVVDAELTFENQTGITTSSVVETLKQAVADGNVTLGVNETSITATDNTTTTASPTTASNTTSSIVNTTTATTTVNTTTATTTAATTATTTVNATTATTTTATTATTTTSVSTDPPTATEGFAFLTFRISQTFTPDLADPNSAAYQALASQILNVLNRIGQLLYGSRYRRTRINSFWNGSVGVNSTTIFDSTSSVPPIQSLVKSFSTQLTANSTLSIVPGSVSAESSGRPLATFGSLIAFSLTMLAVGKMLTDL